One window from the genome of Flavobacterium agricola encodes:
- the metK gene encoding methionine adenosyltransferase: MAYLFTSESVSEGHPDKIADQISDALIDNFLAFDPQSKVACETLVTTGQVVLAGEVKSKTYLDVQEIAREVIRKIGYTKSEYMFDANSCGILSAIHEQSADINQGVDRAVVAKDFETKANAQGAGDQGMMFGYATNETEDFMPLALNLSHKLLQELAELRREGKEITYLRPDAKSQVTLEYDDNNKPVRIDAIVISTQHDDFDQEEKMLAKIKKDIIEILIPRVIAKNPQYAHLFNDAIKYHINPTGKFVIGGPHGDTGLTGRKIIVDTYGGKGAHGGGAFSGKDPSKVDRSAAYATRHIAKNLVAAGVADEVLVQVSYAIGVAKPMGIFIDTYGTAKVNLTDGEVAKVVEGIFDMRPYAIEQRLKLRNPIYSETAAYGHMGRTPELVIKTFKNPYGDTKTIEVELFTWEKLDYVDAIKKAFDLK, encoded by the coding sequence ATGGCATATTTATTTACGTCGGAATCTGTTAGTGAAGGACATCCAGACAAAATAGCAGACCAAATATCGGACGCGTTAATAGACAATTTTTTAGCTTTTGATCCACAATCTAAGGTTGCTTGTGAAACTTTAGTAACTACTGGTCAGGTAGTTTTAGCGGGCGAAGTAAAATCTAAAACATATTTAGATGTGCAAGAAATTGCACGCGAGGTAATTCGTAAAATTGGGTATACCAAAAGCGAGTATATGTTTGATGCAAATTCTTGTGGTATTTTGTCAGCCATTCACGAACAATCTGCAGATATTAACCAAGGGGTTGATCGTGCGGTTGTAGCTAAAGATTTTGAAACTAAAGCAAACGCACAAGGTGCTGGTGACCAAGGAATGATGTTTGGCTATGCAACCAACGAAACGGAAGATTTCATGCCGCTTGCTCTAAACTTATCTCACAAACTTTTACAAGAGTTAGCTGAACTTAGACGTGAAGGAAAAGAAATTACGTATTTACGTCCAGACGCAAAATCGCAAGTTACTTTAGAATATGATGACAACAACAAACCGGTTAGAATTGATGCTATTGTAATTTCTACACAGCATGACGATTTTGATCAGGAAGAAAAAATGTTGGCTAAAATTAAAAAAGATATTATTGAGATTTTAATTCCTCGCGTTATTGCAAAAAATCCTCAATATGCACATTTATTTAACGATGCTATTAAATACCACATAAACCCAACAGGTAAATTTGTTATTGGTGGACCACATGGTGACACCGGATTAACAGGTCGTAAAATTATTGTTGATACATATGGTGGTAAAGGTGCTCACGGCGGTGGAGCTTTTTCAGGCAAAGATCCATCTAAAGTTGACCGTTCTGCAGCATATGCAACACGTCACATTGCTAAAAACTTAGTTGCAGCTGGTGTTGCTGACGAAGTTTTAGTTCAAGTTTCATACGCAATCGGTGTAGCAAAACCAATGGGTATTTTTATTGATACCTACGGAACAGCTAAAGTAAACTTAACCGACGGTGAAGTTGCTAAAGTTGTTGAAGGTATTTTTGATATGCGTCCTTACGCAATTGAACAACGTTTAAAATTACGTAACCCAATTTATTCTGAAACGGCTGCTTATGGTCATATGGGTAGAACTCCAGAATTAGTTATTAAAACGTTTAAAAACCCTTACGGAGATACAAAAACTATTGAAGTTGAATTGTTTACATGGGAAAAATTAGATTATGTAGATGCTATTAAAAAAGCATTTGATTTAAAATAA
- a CDS encoding O-acetylhomoserine aminocarboxypropyltransferase/cysteine synthase family protein → MSQFHFSTQALHEGHNVANTQGTRAVPIYQTTSYVFDDAQDAASKFNLSKSGYIYTRLNNPTTDVLEQRLAALEGGIAAVATASGAAAISTTLLTLLKSGDHIVASNSLYGGTYNLLNVTLPRLGITTTFVDPDQVSNFQDAIQTNTKAIFGESLGNPKLDVLDIEAIAKVAQANKIPLIIDNTVATPYLLQPIKHGANLVIHSLTKYLTGNGTSLGGVIIDAGTFDWSSGKFPEFTTPSAGYHGLVYHEALGNAAFIAKVRIEGLPDLGAALSPFNAFQTIQGIETLAVRVKQHAQNALELATWLQNQSQVAWVNYPGLSSSPYHNLAQKYLPKGSSGIVTFGLKGGFEAAKQVANKTQLFSLLANIGDTKSLIIHPASTTHQQLSEQEQKAAGVTPDLIRLSVGLEDVADLKADLQNVFNQL, encoded by the coding sequence ATGAGTCAATTTCATTTTTCTACACAAGCATTACACGAAGGACATAATGTTGCAAATACGCAAGGAACACGTGCTGTGCCTATTTATCAAACGACATCGTATGTTTTTGATGATGCTCAAGATGCTGCATCTAAATTTAACCTTTCTAAAAGCGGGTATATTTATACACGATTAAATAATCCTACTACCGACGTTTTAGAACAGCGTTTAGCTGCTTTAGAAGGTGGTATTGCTGCGGTTGCTACGGCTTCAGGGGCTGCTGCAATATCAACTACATTATTAACTTTATTAAAATCCGGCGATCATATTGTTGCATCTAACAGCCTTTATGGCGGAACCTACAACTTGTTAAATGTTACCTTACCGCGTTTAGGTATTACTACTACGTTTGTTGATCCTGATCAGGTTTCAAACTTTCAAGATGCTATTCAAACTAATACCAAAGCAATTTTTGGCGAATCTTTAGGAAACCCAAAATTAGATGTTTTAGATATTGAAGCTATTGCTAAAGTTGCACAAGCCAATAAAATTCCGTTAATTATAGATAATACGGTTGCGACGCCTTATTTGTTACAACCTATAAAACACGGAGCAAATTTGGTTATTCATTCGTTAACCAAATATTTAACAGGAAACGGAACTTCGTTAGGCGGTGTGATTATTGATGCAGGAACTTTTGATTGGAGCTCAGGAAAGTTTCCTGAATTTACAACACCGTCTGCCGGATATCATGGTTTAGTTTATCACGAAGCTTTGGGTAATGCAGCTTTTATTGCAAAGGTTAGAATTGAAGGCTTACCCGATTTAGGCGCTGCACTATCTCCTTTCAATGCGTTTCAAACTATTCAAGGCATCGAAACTTTAGCGGTTCGTGTTAAACAACATGCGCAAAATGCGTTAGAACTGGCAACTTGGTTGCAAAACCAATCGCAGGTTGCTTGGGTTAATTATCCGGGGCTTTCATCTTCACCCTATCATAATTTAGCTCAAAAATATTTACCAAAAGGCAGTAGCGGTATTGTAACATTTGGTTTAAAAGGTGGATTTGAGGCTGCCAAGCAAGTAGCAAATAAAACGCAACTATTTTCTTTATTAGCGAACATTGGAGATACCAAATCATTAATTATTCATCCAGCATCTACTACGCATCAGCAGTTATCCGAGCAAGAACAAAAAGCTGCGGGCGTAACTCCTGATTTAATTCGCCTTTCTGTAGGATTAGAAGATGTAGCCGATTTAAAAGCTGATTTACAAAACGTTTTTAATCAATTATAA
- a CDS encoding alpha/beta fold hydrolase gives MALSQLTIVSPTNAIQKIALSYEVFGPALGTAPVVVVNHALTGNSNVAGLNGWWTDLIGECKTINTQKFTVLAFNIPGNGYDNEPKNLVVNLKNFTTQTIARYYWTALTALEVKQVYAVIGGSLGGAIAWEMAFLEPNRIQHLIPIATNYKASDWLIGNVFIQESILNNSKQPIQDARKHAMFLYRCPAGINAKFKGDFLADKNEYKVENWLRFHGESLQNRFKLAAYKAMNHLLKTIGASKQESDLKSWAQTFTGKIQLIAVDSDLMFTEAEQNQTFQTIRSFSKSEFATIHSIHGHDAFLIEFEQITKIIKKYF, from the coding sequence ATGGCACTATCCCAACTCACAATTGTTTCGCCAACAAATGCAATACAAAAAATCGCATTAAGTTATGAGGTTTTTGGTCCAGCTTTAGGTACAGCACCCGTTGTTGTGGTAAATCACGCGTTAACCGGAAATAGCAATGTTGCTGGTCTGAACGGTTGGTGGACAGATTTAATTGGAGAATGCAAAACAATTAATACCCAAAAATTTACAGTGCTTGCCTTTAATATTCCTGGCAACGGATATGATAATGAACCTAAAAACCTGGTAGTTAATCTAAAAAATTTCACAACGCAAACAATTGCACGTTATTATTGGACAGCATTAACAGCTTTAGAAGTGAAACAAGTTTATGCAGTAATTGGTGGCAGTTTAGGTGGAGCAATAGCATGGGAAATGGCGTTTTTAGAACCCAATCGGATTCAGCATTTAATTCCTATTGCAACCAATTACAAGGCATCCGATTGGTTAATTGGCAACGTATTTATTCAAGAGTCTATATTAAATAATTCCAAGCAACCAATTCAAGATGCGCGTAAACATGCTATGTTTTTATATCGTTGCCCAGCTGGAATAAACGCCAAGTTTAAAGGTGATTTTTTAGCGGATAAAAACGAATATAAAGTAGAAAATTGGTTACGTTTTCATGGCGAAAGTTTGCAAAACCGATTCAAGCTTGCTGCATATAAAGCCATGAATCATTTGCTTAAAACCATTGGTGCATCCAAACAAGAATCAGATTTAAAAAGCTGGGCTCAAACCTTTACCGGAAAAATTCAACTTATTGCTGTTGATTCCGATTTAATGTTTACAGAAGCCGAGCAAAACCAAACATTTCAAACCATTCGCTCTTTTTCCAAAAGTGAATTTGCAACCATTCATTCTATTCATGGGCATGATGCATTTTTAATTGAATTTGAGCAAATTACTAAAATTATAAAAAAATATTTTTAA
- a CDS encoding trans-sulfuration enzyme family protein → MEKDTLAIKTQIERSQFLEHSAPLYLTSSFVFEDSEDMRASFAEEKDRNIYSRFSNPNVSEFIEKIALLEEAEDGVAFATGMAAVYNTLVPFLNAGDHVVSASSIFGSTHTLFTKYLPKWNISTTYFDINKPETITAAIQQNTKILFVETPTNPGVDVIDLQLLGQIANKHNLLLVVDNTFATPFVQNPISLGAHLVIHSATKLIDGQGRVLGGVTVGFKDLIREIYLFSRNTGPALAPFNAWLLSKSLETLSLRVEKQSQNALQLATYLEQHPKVKSVKYPFLPSHPQYAIAKKQMQTGGTIVAFELHDGKDAGKAFIDANSFFSVSANLGDTRTIITHPASSTHSKLSKEELKQAHLTEGLIRISVGLESYKDIVTHFNLNLK, encoded by the coding sequence ATGGAAAAAGATACCTTAGCCATTAAAACCCAAATAGAACGTTCGCAATTTCTAGAACACAGTGCGCCGTTGTATTTAACGTCAAGTTTTGTTTTTGAAGATTCTGAAGATATGCGTGCATCATTCGCAGAAGAAAAAGATCGAAATATATATTCGCGCTTTAGTAATCCTAATGTTTCTGAATTTATAGAAAAAATTGCGTTGCTTGAAGAAGCTGAAGATGGTGTTGCGTTTGCTACCGGCATGGCTGCTGTTTACAATACTTTAGTACCGTTTTTAAATGCGGGCGATCATGTGGTTTCTGCTAGCAGTATTTTTGGTTCTACCCATACGTTGTTTACTAAATATTTACCGAAGTGGAATATTTCTACCACGTATTTTGATATCAACAAACCAGAAACTATTACAGCTGCTATTCAACAAAACACAAAAATCTTGTTTGTTGAAACGCCAACAAATCCTGGAGTTGATGTGATTGATTTACAATTGTTAGGGCAAATTGCTAATAAGCATAATTTGTTATTGGTGGTAGATAATACGTTTGCTACACCATTTGTTCAAAATCCTATTTCATTAGGTGCACATTTAGTTATTCATTCTGCAACCAAATTAATAGACGGACAAGGTAGGGTGCTTGGCGGCGTAACTGTTGGTTTTAAAGATTTGATTCGTGAAATTTATTTATTTTCACGCAATACCGGACCTGCTTTGGCGCCATTTAACGCTTGGTTGTTATCTAAAAGTTTAGAAACGCTAAGTTTACGTGTCGAAAAACAAAGTCAAAATGCATTACAATTGGCAACGTATTTAGAGCAACATCCAAAAGTTAAATCGGTAAAATATCCGTTTTTACCTTCGCATCCGCAGTATGCCATTGCAAAAAAACAAATGCAAACCGGCGGAACCATTGTTGCGTTCGAGTTGCACGACGGTAAAGATGCTGGAAAAGCGTTTATAGATGCAAATTCCTTTTTCTCTGTTTCGGCAAATTTAGGAGATACGCGTACTATTATTACTCATCCGGCATCATCTACGCATAGTAAATTAAGTAAAGAAGAATTAAAACAAGCGCATTTAACCGAAGGATTAATCCGTATTTCTGTCGGTTTAGAAAGTTATAAAGATATAGTAACCCACTTTAATTTAAATTTAAAGTAA
- the metH gene encoding methionine synthase produces MSDSHCILHKAPIQEIIKHKTLVLDGAMGTMLQQYKFSEQDFRGDLFKNFPYPLKGNNDLLSITQPQAVQEVHRKYLEAGADIIETNTFSSTTIGVADYHLQDYVYQLNYESAKIAKQVADQFTQVNPQKPRYVAGAIGPTNRTASMSPDVNNPGYRAVTFNELRLAYKQQVEALLDGGVDVLLVETIFDTLNAKAALFAIDQVREERNIDVPIMVSGTITDASGRTLSGQTVDAFLISISHIPLLSIGFNCALGADQLKPYLKQLAKHTSVSISAHPNAGLPNAFGEYDQTPQEMQVLIQEYLDDNLVQIIGGCCGTSPEHIKKIAEAVAATENNRELKNTIQATFIPPVLALSGLEPLFVTKESNFINVGERTNVTGSKKFLRLIKEEKFEEALDVARTQVEGGAQIIDINMDEGMLDGVQAMVTFLNLIASEPDIARVPIMIDSSKWEIIEAGLQVIQGKGIVNSISLKEGEALFVEHAKLIKRYGAAVVVMAFDEVGQADNLERRIEICKRSYDILVNQVHFPPQDIIFDPNIFPVATGMEEHNNNALDFFNATKWIRENLPYANVSGGVSNVSFSFRGNNKVREAMHAAFLYHAIQHGMNMGIVNPEMLEVYNQIDAELLEYVEDVLLNRREDATERLLTFADSLIQTDKVTETKVLEWRSYPLQERITYALVKGVDEFILEDIELARQIAPQPIQVIEQNLMIGMNEVGDLFGSGKMFLPQVVKSARVMKKAVAYLLPFIEESKKNNPTQIIENQVPKILMATVRGDVHDIGKNIVAVVLACNNFEIIDLGVMVPPEKIIEEAIKNEVDVIGLSGLITPSLDEMVHLTKELEKVSSKIPVLIGGATTSRAHTAVKIAPEYSGSVVHVVDASRSVTVVNSLLQPETNQEFKNAIHEEYTKLKSDYLNRARDKKYLSIQAARENKFKIDWAAQQIVKPNFIGKKQIQVSVQQLVPYIDWTPFFRSWELYGKYPAILTDEVVGEQATELFADAQAMLQTCIAENWFQPQGILGIFPANTINDDDIELYDENGQVLSTLLTLRQQSQKTAGAPNIALSDFVAPKTANVTDYVGMFCVTTGIKVEEKAKYFESLHDDYNAILVKALGDRLAEAFAEYLHEQVRQNIWGYVTNETLSNEDLIQEKYQGIRPAPGYPACPDHLEKRTIFKVLDVTRAIGVEVTESLAMWPASSVSGYYFANAQSKYFGLGKIKPDQVADYAQRRDISLDEANKWLSPIITE; encoded by the coding sequence ATGTCTGATTCTCACTGTATTTTGCATAAAGCGCCAATTCAGGAAATTATTAAACACAAAACTTTAGTGCTAGACGGCGCTATGGGAACCATGTTACAACAATATAAATTTTCTGAGCAAGATTTTCGAGGCGATTTGTTTAAAAATTTCCCATATCCATTAAAAGGAAATAACGATTTGTTGTCGATCACCCAACCGCAAGCGGTGCAAGAAGTGCATCGTAAATATTTAGAAGCTGGGGCTGATATTATTGAAACCAATACGTTTTCTAGTACTACCATTGGAGTGGCAGATTATCATTTGCAAGATTATGTGTATCAGTTAAATTACGAATCCGCAAAAATTGCCAAGCAAGTTGCCGACCAATTCACACAAGTAAACCCGCAAAAACCGCGCTATGTTGCTGGTGCTATTGGGCCAACCAATCGTACGGCATCTATGTCGCCCGATGTGAACAATCCGGGCTATCGTGCTGTTACGTTTAACGAACTGCGTTTGGCATACAAACAACAAGTAGAAGCTTTGCTTGATGGTGGGGTAGATGTTTTGCTGGTCGAAACTATTTTTGATACCTTAAACGCAAAAGCTGCACTTTTTGCAATCGATCAAGTTCGTGAAGAACGTAATATTGACGTGCCAATAATGGTTTCAGGAACCATTACGGATGCATCGGGTAGAACCTTATCCGGACAAACGGTTGATGCTTTTTTAATTTCAATTTCTCATATTCCGCTTTTAAGTATTGGTTTTAACTGTGCTTTAGGAGCAGATCAACTTAAACCTTATTTAAAACAACTTGCAAAACATACCTCGGTAAGTATTTCTGCACATCCCAATGCAGGTTTGCCTAATGCGTTTGGCGAATACGATCAAACGCCGCAAGAAATGCAAGTGCTTATTCAAGAATATTTAGATGATAATTTAGTTCAAATTATTGGTGGTTGTTGCGGTACAAGCCCAGAACATATTAAAAAAATTGCTGAGGCAGTTGCAGCTACCGAAAATAATCGAGAGCTAAAAAATACTATTCAAGCAACGTTTATACCTCCGGTTTTAGCTCTTTCGGGGTTAGAACCTTTGTTTGTAACCAAAGAATCTAATTTTATAAATGTTGGTGAACGTACTAATGTTACCGGATCTAAAAAGTTTTTACGTCTAATTAAAGAAGAAAAGTTTGAAGAAGCCCTTGATGTTGCTCGTACACAAGTAGAAGGTGGTGCACAAATTATTGACATCAACATGGACGAAGGTATGTTAGATGGCGTACAAGCTATGGTAACTTTTTTAAATCTTATTGCATCAGAACCTGATATTGCTCGAGTACCGATTATGATTGATAGCTCAAAATGGGAAATTATAGAAGCTGGTTTGCAAGTAATTCAAGGTAAAGGTATCGTAAACTCAATTAGTTTGAAAGAAGGCGAAGCTTTGTTTGTTGAGCACGCAAAACTTATTAAGCGATACGGCGCTGCTGTGGTAGTAATGGCTTTCGATGAGGTTGGACAAGCAGATAACTTAGAACGCCGCATCGAAATTTGTAAAAGATCTTACGATATTTTAGTAAATCAGGTACATTTCCCTCCACAAGATATTATTTTCGATCCGAATATATTCCCGGTTGCAACCGGAATGGAGGAGCACAACAACAACGCGCTCGATTTTTTTAATGCAACAAAATGGATTCGCGAAAATTTACCCTACGCCAATGTTTCAGGCGGAGTAAGTAATGTTTCGTTTTCTTTTCGCGGCAATAATAAGGTACGCGAAGCTATGCATGCTGCATTTTTATATCATGCCATTCAACACGGTATGAACATGGGCATTGTAAATCCTGAAATGTTAGAAGTTTACAATCAAATTGATGCTGAACTTTTAGAATATGTAGAAGATGTACTTTTAAATAGAAGGGAAGATGCAACCGAACGATTGTTAACTTTTGCAGATTCACTCATTCAAACCGATAAAGTTACCGAAACTAAAGTTTTAGAATGGCGTAGCTATCCGCTGCAAGAAAGAATTACATATGCCTTAGTTAAAGGCGTTGACGAATTTATTTTAGAAGATATTGAACTAGCGCGACAAATAGCGCCACAACCCATTCAAGTAATTGAGCAGAATTTAATGATCGGAATGAATGAAGTAGGTGATTTGTTTGGCTCGGGTAAAATGTTTCTACCTCAGGTAGTAAAATCGGCTCGCGTAATGAAAAAAGCTGTAGCTTATTTATTGCCGTTTATAGAAGAATCTAAAAAAAATAATCCAACACAAATTATCGAAAATCAGGTGCCAAAAATACTTATGGCAACCGTTCGTGGTGATGTTCACGATATTGGTAAAAATATTGTTGCCGTTGTTTTGGCTTGTAATAATTTTGAAATTATTGATTTAGGCGTTATGGTGCCGCCCGAAAAAATTATTGAAGAAGCAATTAAAAACGAGGTTGATGTTATTGGTTTAAGCGGATTAATTACGCCGTCGTTAGACGAAATGGTGCATCTTACCAAAGAACTAGAAAAAGTTTCGAGTAAAATACCAGTGCTTATTGGTGGGGCAACAACTTCGCGTGCACATACCGCCGTTAAAATTGCACCAGAATATTCTGGATCGGTGGTGCATGTAGTTGATGCTTCTCGTTCGGTAACCGTTGTAAATAGCTTATTGCAACCCGAAACCAATCAAGAATTTAAAAATGCCATTCATGAAGAATATACCAAACTTAAAAGCGATTATTTAAACCGTGCACGCGATAAAAAATATTTAAGCATTCAAGCAGCACGCGAAAATAAATTTAAAATCGATTGGGCAGCACAGCAAATTGTTAAACCCAATTTTATAGGTAAAAAGCAAATACAAGTTTCGGTTCAACAATTAGTACCTTATATAGATTGGACGCCGTTTTTCAGATCGTGGGAATTGTACGGTAAATATCCAGCCATTTTAACCGATGAGGTAGTGGGTGAACAAGCAACGGAATTGTTTGCTGATGCGCAAGCCATGTTACAAACTTGTATTGCAGAAAATTGGTTTCAGCCACAAGGAATTTTAGGCATTTTTCCTGCAAATACAATTAATGATGATGATATTGAATTGTACGACGAAAATGGGCAAGTACTTAGTACATTACTAACATTACGCCAGCAATCACAAAAAACAGCAGGAGCGCCCAACATTGCTTTGTCCGATTTTGTTGCGCCCAAAACTGCAAATGTTACCGATTATGTGGGTATGTTTTGCGTAACCACAGGAATTAAAGTGGAAGAAAAAGCAAAATATTTTGAAAGCTTGCACGACGATTACAATGCCATTTTAGTAAAAGCTTTAGGTGATAGATTGGCCGAAGCTTTTGCCGAATATTTGCACGAACAAGTTCGCCAAAACATTTGGGGCTATGTAACCAATGAAACATTAAGTAATGAAGATTTAATTCAAGAAAAGTACCAAGGTATTCGTCCGGCACCAGGTTATCCGGCTTGTCCTGATCATTTAGAAAAAAGAACCATTTTTAAAGTGCTCGATGTAACCCGAGCAATTGGTGTTGAGGTTACAGAAAGTTTGGCTATGTGGCCCGCATCATCGGTTTCTGGTTATTATTTTGCAAATGCCCAAAGTAAATATTTTGGTTTAGGTAAAATAAAGCCCGATCAGGTGGCTGATTATGCTCAACGTCGTGATATTAGTTTAGATGAAGCCAACAAATGGTTAAGCCCAATTATTACCGAATAA
- the metF gene encoding methylenetetrahydrofolate reductase [NAD(P)H], which yields MKITEHIEQAKGKTLFSLEILPPVKGQDINCTFKTLDPLVELKPAFIDVTYHRQEYIYKQKENGLLKKYSVRKRPGTVAICSAIQNHYKIDAVPHLICGGFTKEDTEDALIDLNFLGIDNVLVLRGDPIKTEKTFVPEPGGHAFANELVQQVVGLNHGKYLDDELQETHATDFCIGVAGYPEKHFESANLSLDMHYLKQKVDLGANYIVTQMFYDNQKYFDFVTKCRENGIQVPIIPGIKPLTAVGQLSSIPKNFYIDLPEALVQELLKADCSSTISQIGLEWSVNQCKELIKFGVPALHFYTMSNSKHTKFIAQQLF from the coding sequence ATGAAAATTACCGAACATATAGAACAAGCCAAAGGGAAAACATTATTTTCGTTAGAAATTTTACCTCCTGTTAAGGGCCAAGATATTAATTGCACATTTAAAACCTTAGATCCGTTGGTTGAGTTGAAACCTGCGTTTATAGATGTAACCTATCACCGTCAAGAATATATTTATAAACAAAAAGAAAACGGATTGTTAAAAAAATATTCGGTACGTAAACGTCCGGGTACCGTGGCTATTTGCTCGGCCATTCAAAATCATTATAAAATTGATGCCGTTCCGCATCTTATTTGCGGCGGATTCACAAAAGAAGATACCGAAGATGCCTTAATCGATTTAAATTTTTTAGGCATTGATAATGTTTTGGTTTTACGTGGTGATCCGATTAAAACCGAAAAAACATTTGTACCCGAACCTGGCGGTCATGCCTTTGCTAACGAGCTGGTTCAGCAAGTTGTTGGTTTAAACCATGGTAAATATTTAGATGATGAGTTACAAGAAACCCATGCAACCGATTTTTGCATTGGCGTAGCCGGTTATCCCGAAAAACATTTTGAATCGGCTAACTTAAGTTTAGATATGCATTATTTAAAACAAAAGGTAGATTTAGGAGCAAACTACATTGTAACGCAAATGTTTTATGATAATCAAAAATATTTTGATTTTGTTACTAAATGCCGTGAAAATGGTATTCAGGTTCCTATCATTCCAGGTATTAAACCGTTAACTGCTGTTGGACAATTAAGTTCCATTCCAAAAAATTTTTATATTGATTTGCCAGAAGCTTTGGTGCAAGAACTATTAAAAGCAGATTGTTCGTCAACCATTTCTCAAATCGGATTAGAATGGTCGGTAAACCAATGTAAAGAATTAATCAAGTTTGGAGTGCCTGCATTGCATTTTTACACCATGAGTAACTCCAAACACACCAAATTTATAGCGCAGCAGCTTTTTTAG
- a CDS encoding DUF6051 family protein — translation MLYHEIHSKMKAAFDATTQNAVYPELGVSIHKKTFKSIGAHGILHGSDMLSCAEHQLDFQKFNSNDKVSDHHSLDVPDYFIQENLSYTISLIKPDDVDVVDDLVILFHGLNEKKWDKYLPWAHELATRSKRGVLLYPISFHMDRAPEQWSDRKLMFQIAQIRATDLFENSDSSYVNAAISSRMETQPQRMFWSGLQSYHDIIEIVNSIKAGQFNLIKPEATINLFGYSIGSFLSIILMMSNPNNIFSNSKLFCFCGGMTIDRMFPISKYIMDARAAIAMQKVFAQLLTTNFSSDSRLGHYQNPSMHPEESWFKTMLRYNHFQAEREERFKDLEGRIKALVLEQDEVAPPVESLNTLKGARRSIAIEVEVKDFDFPYTHMVPFPLTTKNGEQVHQAFTQTMQSALTFYNS, via the coding sequence ATGCTATATCACGAAATCCATTCCAAAATGAAAGCGGCTTTTGATGCAACTACGCAAAATGCCGTTTATCCAGAATTGGGTGTTTCAATCCATAAAAAAACATTTAAATCTATTGGTGCTCACGGTATTTTACATGGTTCAGATATGTTAAGTTGCGCCGAACATCAACTCGATTTTCAAAAATTCAATTCAAATGATAAAGTTTCAGATCATCATTCTTTAGATGTTCCTGATTACTTTATTCAAGAAAATTTATCTTACACCATTTCGTTAATAAAACCGGATGATGTTGATGTGGTTGATGATTTGGTGATTTTATTTCATGGTTTAAACGAAAAAAAATGGGATAAATATTTGCCTTGGGCGCACGAATTAGCCACCCGATCAAAGCGTGGCGTTTTGTTGTATCCTATTTCTTTTCATATGGATCGTGCGCCAGAGCAATGGAGCGATCGAAAATTAATGTTTCAAATTGCGCAAATCCGAGCAACCGATTTGTTCGAAAATTCAGATTCATCTTACGTAAACGCAGCTATAAGTTCTAGAATGGAAACCCAGCCGCAACGCATGTTTTGGTCGGGTTTACAATCTTACCACGATATTATAGAAATTGTAAATAGTATAAAAGCAGGCCAATTCAACTTAATTAAACCTGAGGCAACTATTAACTTGTTTGGCTATTCTATCGGTTCTTTTTTATCCATTATTTTAATGATGTCAAACCCAAACAATATTTTTTCAAACTCTAAATTGTTTTGTTTTTGTGGCGGAATGACAATAGATCGTATGTTTCCTATTTCTAAATATATAATGGATGCACGCGCTGCCATTGCCATGCAAAAAGTTTTTGCGCAGTTGCTAACAACTAACTTTAGTTCCGACTCCAGATTAGGGCATTACCAAAATCCAAGTATGCATCCTGAAGAAAGTTGGTTTAAAACCATGTTGCGTTACAATCATTTTCAAGCCGAACGCGAAGAGCGTTTTAAAGATTTAGAAGGCCGAATTAAAGCTTTGGTTTTAGAGCAAGATGAGGTTGCCCCACCGGTAGAATCTTTAAATACATTAAAAGGCGCTCGCCGATCTATTGCTATTGAGGTAGAGGTAAAAGATTTTGATTTTCCGTATACGCATATGGTTCCTTTTCCGTTAACTACTAAAAATGGTGAACAAGTGCACCAAGCGTTTACCCAAACGATGCAAAGTGCGCTGACGTTTTACAACAGTTAA